cagtatgtttatcataatcccaaaagtaaaataaaacagtttcttgatcatatgtctctttagctataaatgacaatattattattaagacttagtcaaaaggaaagatttaccttatgcaaaattgtcatttctttaataagacattacctattttttctgaggccctccaaggacctacaaatccaaaatgtggccctgcagagggtttgagtttgagaccacagatTTAGAGGGTAAATGTTTTATTGTCTGCTTTGTGTTTACCTAACATCCCTGCAGACTCGTATGAAGCACAAGCCAAAGGCAGATAAAGAGGGTCAAGTCCATCAACAGTGATGTGAAAAAGTTTTTGCTCCCTCCTGGTTTCCCTTGTTATTTACATATATGTCACACTGAACGGTTTCTGATCTTCAAACAGTTGCACCCGGTTGTGTTGCCAGCTGAATCAAATTATCAATTACATTTGGTTAATTGGTTCATTCAGCAACTAAGGGGACAGTTACTTTTTTACATGGGCAATATGGATTTTGGATAACTTTTCCTTAAATAATGATGTAATAATTTAAAACCTGTGTTTGCGTTTACTCAGGTTCCTTACGTCTGatactacattttttttaaagatcagaaaccatCCCATGTGCCAAACATACACATGTAAACTGCACCTCCCTTCAACTTTTTATTCTCTATCTCTCCTACACCTGCGTCTTCAAGCTCTCCATCTGGCCAGCTGCAACTGCAGCAGAGAAACATAAGAATACAATAAAAATCAGAATGAAACGGAGCATCTTAAtgagtggaagagtagcctaatggttaagcgACGGCTGACAACCGGCaaagccaggttcaaatcccactgttgctccttgagatcttgggcaagtcacttaaccccccattgGCTCAGACTCAAACTTAAATTGTAAGTCCTCCAGGAGACCAGGAACAGAAAAAGATTTCtattgtatctgaatgtaaatcactttgagttACAACTGGATTATGTATAAGATGATTTTGTTGCTTTGGTTGTTATGTTTgtctctccttttacaaaaccatagggcggtttttagctctggccacggcggtaacagctttgatgcaaatagaattcctatgagcgtcagagctgttgccGGTGCTAAAATCCAGACTatggttttgttaaagggggtGGTAGTGGTGGTATGTTTGTTAAAACTCTTTATTTACCGCTTAAACTACAAATAAggtcagagcagtttacaaaataattcAACAACGGTaataaaagaactccattaaaaaacgGGAAAGAAAGGTCAAACACACTAGATAAATATATATTCACAATGCAGAAAGCACAACGAATTCAGTcagctgaattaaaaaaaaaaaaagccaattgAAAATAATGAGCCTTTAAATTTCTTTTAAAAACTTTACTAAAGATTCCTCTTAACTCCAATGGTAAACTATTCCTTAAAACTGGGACTAAATTAAAAAAGCACAGTTCCTTTAAAAATACaaccacagaaacatgatggtagataaaggccaaatgtcccaacAGTCCACCCATTGCAGCATCCACTAACTCCTCTTCTCCCtacgagatcccacgtgcctgtcccatgctttctcaaattcagacagtctctgtctccaccacctctactgggagattatTCCTCACATctaaccaccctttctgtaagcaAATATTTCTTTGGCCGTAAATGTGGCACAAGGTTAGGGAATCGCTCAGCGATTATAATCgattggagtgctcattttaatattaatgaccttgtactacatttgcatggtagtaacggagactgctagaaaactcagaaaagaccacagtaagccattttgacaatccactgctaaaatacatgcCCGCTGaaggcacattttagttttgagaatcttccccagaATTTTTCATGGACCAGAGACCAGGAGAGCATGCCAGAGCTGAGACATTTACAACTTGCTCCGAATCAAAATAGGGAGTCACAGAAATGAAGCATGAAGCATGTGTCATAAGAACTACGCCCAGTGACTGAAGCTAGCTTGCCAGTCATTTGAGGAATGGAGTCTTAAAAGGTGTTTTATTTTCCCTATAGGTTGATCCCATCACTGGTATGGTGATGAATCTTACAGATCTTAAACAGTATATGGAGGTAAGCACTTTACTTATAGCGCTTGTGGCTAATTTGACTCAGTAAGGAGCAAATGCAGAATGCATTAGAGACAGGGGCTAATGCAAAAGTTTTGATCAGTGCAATAACCAAATAATATGCAAATTGGCGCTGTGCAAAAAAAGCATTGATTCAATTCAGCATCAACATTTagacacttccccctccatattcacaggggttaggggcagagccggcccgcgaatatagAAAAtccgcaaataatattcaggccggttctgcccttatcccccggctatttttagccctgtgcaGAGCCCTCAACCCACCAACCTCCCCtcgttggcttcttagctggcttgcTGAACTGAGAGACCGCATGCTTACGTTgggagggaaggcactcgcacatgtgtggTGCGGGCTGTCGTGAACTGTCTGaaatcttaaagtggcgatgcactttagaagtgtctgtaccggggctccttgGACGACATCACCcacgtgtgagaatatctgcctgctgtccctgaataacacctgttacggtaagtaattgtgctttattgcTAATTAAGTGTCAATTATCCCGAGAGATTGTAGGACAGTAGTGTGGAACTTGTTCTAGACACCCCCCCTGCCGCACTGAACTGTGTCCTTTAGTATACCACATTTAAAAGTATTGTAAGACATTTTCATAGGGGTGTGATATTTAGATCAAAGTAACAgatttatttcttgttttgtatCATTAGAAGGCAATCATGGAGCCCTTGGATCATAAAAATCTGGATAAAGATGTTCCCTACTTTGCTAATGTAGTAAGGTATGTGCCATAATCAGAGAAAAATTAGCAAGACTCTTTCtatataatatttatttttagtatttatacatcccttataacctaagtggtttacattcaggttctcaagcatttatccctatttgtcccagtgggctcacactctacctaatatacctggggcaatgagggattaagtgacttgcccagggtcacaaggggcagcataggatttgaacccacaacctcatggtgctgaggctgtagctctaaccattatgcCACACACTCCCTTGCTTTATTGCTGTAAGGAGTCTTTgtttgatcttaaggtggccaaacgggttgaaaaggcaatagcaaaagctagaagcatgctagggtgcatagtgaGAGGTATGGCCATTAGGGAAAAGGAGTTATTGGTGCCcccatataagactctggtgaagccttatttagaatattgtgtacaattctggagaccgcaccttcaaaaagatattaacagggtggagtcagtccagaggaaggctactaaaaaggtcagtagtcttcatcataaggcatatggggacatattcaattatctcaatatgcatactttggaggaaaggtgggagagggaatatattattattacatctattattaattatttctagaatgcTACCAGACATAactcagcactgtacagagtcacaaaggagacagtcctgctcaaatgagcttacaatctaatcagacaagTAAAGGTTCATacacaacaacgcggaagacaaaggcgcgcgccgacaactgagcgcaagtggaggcgtgcgccgaagaaaattagtttttaggggctccgacggggggttttgttggggagcacccccagtttacttaatacaaattgcgccggcgttgtggggggtttggggggttgtaaccccccacattttactataaacttaactttttccctaaaaacagggaaaaagtgaagttttcagtaaaatgtggggagttacaaccccccaaacccctcaacgcggcgcgatctctattaagtaaagtgggggtgctccccaacaaaaccccccgtcggagccctaaaaacagtaatttttcttcggtgcgcgcctctgcgctgcgctcaattgtctgctcgtgccttttcccggcgcgcttttgacctgacacccaagtGAATGTACAGAAACATACTAGGGAACATCTTCAATAAGCCCATATTCTCTGTcattgtctgtatacagtctcttcccctgtaaaccactttgaactgtttgtggtatggcagtataaaaatagttattattattaaatatcagTGTGAACTGTCTCTTTAAAATTCCATGGGATCCAACTGTACATTTGAATGGAATGAAAGGTGAGAATGCCGGCTTGCCACAAATCCAGGGCTGCAGCTGCTTTGCCGTTTTGAAGAAAGCAGTTCATCCTCGATATAATCCATAGCAAAAACCCATTACTACcatgaaaaatgttaaataaaaaaatgaattaattaaaataattGTAAACTAGGTGCAACCTCAGACTGGGAACTAGTATTATGAAAAATGGACAAccgacttcaaactgaaactaaacacagaaaagacaaaagtcttcttggcacGCCCCAAGGACAAAATTACCAGAACATCATTACAATTAAACGGCCACGATTACcaaatctccaaaaccataaaaatactgggtatcacaccGGACACACACCTAACCATGGCAGACCACACGAACTTAGtgatgaagaaatgcttttgtacactctggaaactaaggaccatttaaaaaatactttgacgcgaAGTCCTTTAGACTGCTGGTGCAGTCTCTGATCCTATCaacgctggactactgcaatattggtTACCTAGGTATCCCccccaaaaagtaaaaaaattaagaatagtgcaaaacacagcagttcgttgatcttcggattgaggaaaaacgaccacatcagcccttacTACAAAAAGTTGCGCTGGTTGCCAATAGCGGCTCGtattctgttcaaatttgcctgcatttgtttcaagcaggtctggggTCTAGCGCCTTCCTACCTGCTATCACACTTCATATTACACAACCAACCAGAAACCGAAACATCTTTAtgtacccaaagatcacaggctgcaaatacaggaccttcatgttccaagcaggcTGGACAACTACATAAATAGAGCCAGTCTGACCTACGGcacattctgaaaatcaattaaaactgttttgtttgacaaattcgtctcctaaacagaagcctctcccTCCCAATGATATattccccctctctctacctcaACGTAATTTTATGTCCCCTACATATTACTTATGTAACCCTCACTTCTTGCTTCCTGTAATTTGCCGATTGTCTAGCCTTCTtagaatgtgaaccgcctagaagtccttcgattatggcggtatagaataaagttattattattattatcagttcAATAAGATTAAATAATGAAAATGCTAGAGTATGGCTGCTCATGTATACTCCCACCTAGATGTAGAGTTTGTGATTTGACTGAATCAGTGGCTAAAAAAATGTCCACATAATGAAGAAATCTTTAAATTCTCTCTCCAAtacttaataagaacataagaattgccgctgctgggtcagaccagtggtccatggtgcccagcagtccgctcacacggcagcccttaggtcaatgaccagtgccctgagacaaGCCTTACcagcgtacattctggttcagcaggaacttgtctaaccttgtcttgaatccctggagggtgctttcccctataacagcctctgaaagaacgttccagatttctaccactctctgggtgaagaagaacttccttatatttgaaCGGAaactatctccttttaactttcacTTTCAGTTTTCCACACCATTCcaaaatcatatatatatatatatatatatatatatagtgcaaATTCCTAAGAGTGAAGAGATGACTAAACTTAGCTGCCATAAGCCCTGCCATGGTTGATAATTTGTCCACTTGGTCCAGCATTTACTGGCAGTTTTACTGCTCAATAAGATCCTCTTTTGGAATCCTTTGTAGAAGTATGATAAGAATTTTAACAAACAGCCAACTTATCTTACCGGGATAGTTTACTGTTGCACTGAGCAAATATgtagttatatatttatttattttttgagtaTACAAATAATAATTAGAAATAAGGAAATGGTACATATAATTACAAAAGAATCACTAGcaaataggaacataagaacctTAAAGTTTTCTAAATCTGGCATTTGTCAATACAGTATTTAAATTTGTCTTTGTTCCAAAAGATTGCTCCAGAGGAAATTAAGTATTTTAGTGTGAGGTGgctaggtaaatgctctgatgatgCTCAGAGGAAtcgaatgagcatcagagcatttactttgcaGGCCTGCATTAAAACACTGCACCACGGCatgataaaaggggcctttatTTGTCAGTATATATAGAATCCATCTTTTCAAATGGTATTAAAGGacaaaataatacatttaaaaacaaaaaactatatacacaatgaaaaaaaaattataatacatCTGTAATTATAATTTCCCCTTCCTCAAAGGACCAGGTTTTTAACTTGTGTTAGAAACCATAATTCGGATTTTTCCTTAGTATTGTTCCTGAAAATGAACTACCCATAATCCTTTTAGCTGAGGGTAAGTCCAACAAATCAACAGCCCTAGAATGCCCACCCAGCACCCCTTCTCACTATCCTATCTTAAGATACCTAGAGCACCTGCAGAAAAGATAGCTGTGCCAAACACAAAAGGATTTTGGATATTCTAATTTATGATTAGTGTTCAAGCCAGGCTGGGAGACTTGAACAGCGGGGCCAAAATCATTGCCAGAATGGCCTCTCTCTGCCAACATAActgggctagagactccgttctgtgaattcaaataacagacatgaGAAAAAGCCGTATAATAGGCAAATATGTGTTTATTAATGCTTTCCATGTCTGGGGAGAGCCAATACACGTCCCTCAAATATTCTGTGCTCTCCAAAGGGAAAAATCCAAGTCAAACAGATTTATAGCATATGTGACATAATTCAtactttagaatacaatggcatagttgatcacatgacttccttccCAGGAACACCTTTCGTCAATTTACATTTAAATCCTTAattttagaatacaatggcatagttgatcacatgacttccttccCAGGAACACCTTTCATCAATTTACATTTAAATCCTTAATTTAATGTTAAGTCcaatttttaaacccagcaggtggcagtttCACTTGTTCTATCCTTGCGGCCTTTACTTAACCTTCCTTAAATGTGATATATGTTCTAATCTATGGAAGCAGGCATCctaatttctcaattagctttgtGTGTTTTAATCTATAAGGAACAGGTTTCCTTTTGAGGCCTCTGTAAAGGCCAGCATCCTGTTCTTCTGGGAAACCCTATACCCAGCCCTTTCCATGCATCTGCCTACCTTACAATGGGATCTTATTAATCTTTGTCAGTTCTTAACATAAGCTTTTCCTTTGTCAACATGACTTTTTCCCTTTCGATCTCTAGATTATAAGAATTCCAGCTTAaactttaatatttttatttagtttaaTAGCAGCTGGGCATACCCATGATATCTTCAATATTAGGTATCCATTTGCAGTTCTTGCTGTACAAAAGAGGATTTTCTCGTTGTTTCCAGCTAAGTGCAATGCTATTtggtattaatttttttttttaaatggtttttgACACATTTCTGTTGTGGTGCAGTACTGTGGAAAATGTGGCAGTGTTTGTGTGGAAGAGTCTGCAGAAATATCTCCCTCCAGGGCTGCTCTACAAAGTGAAGATTGATGAAACGGACAGCAACTCAGTGGTGTACATGGGAAACTAAAAGGAGCTGAAGGAGCCTCCAAGGTACCCTGTATTTCTCAGGGACACCTAAGAAGTGGTGTTCCTGACTTCAAATTCCAGCCGCTTTCTTTGTGGATTGTGTGGTGGACAGTTATGTCGGAGCAGACACCAGTAGGTCTGACTTCCAAGACTGTACATACATAAAAGGAACTATGCCATCATAAACAACTACATCTGGAAATGTCCtctaacacacacaaaaaagttaTAACTTAATGATGAAGAAGGAAGTTGACAGGCCAGATTTTgaagaaaacaatttttaaattgaaatctTTCTGAGCAGGTCCAAACTCAAGACTACAGTGTTAGTTTCtagaaaatgatttaaataataaAGCTTGTTTTCTTGGCATTCTGATGTGCTGGCTTGATTTAGCATCTTGCTCACTGTGACTTGAGGGCCTGCACTATTACACTGTATGGATGATTTTCAATGATAAATGGAAACATTTTCATGAGCCTCGGGGCTGCAAAGTGGACTAAATGTGTACAAAAAGAacacagtagatgatggcagatagaccTGCATGGTCCAATCCCGTATGCCCAACATGATAAATTCATGCCCAAGTTAACAGTGTCTTAGCTATCTTTGATATAATCTGTATCCTTTaaggtcccccccccaaaaaacaattaAATGTTATATAATTTGTGACCCTCCATGCCAACATCGTAATTTCACTCTGTATTCAGTGGATTCAGTTTACTTGTGATAAATTCAGATTTTATGATTACATATTGCTATAATACCAAACAACTTGACCCAGATGTGTCAAAAAAACTATTAATCAAATTACTATCTGTGTTGTAAGAGTTGTTGGGCTCTCCTAAGTACACACAAAAGtctgaaaacaaaagaaataaaagtgaAATGTGGAGAAAAGTAGATCTCAAACAGCAGCTCTTGAACTTACACAGCATTCACCAGAACAGGGCTGGGAAAAAAACTCCACTTGcatcaaaaaaacaaaatcattCATCCATAACTTCAGTCCATGTTCTTTAGTGAAAGTTCACCAGCAACTAACTTGTAAATATATAATGGCAAGAGTTATGAATTTCAATCTCAATGGGTGAAAAGTGCAAAAGCTGTAGTGTAGTCTTTCAGCATCGTTATATCAAACTACAAAAGCAGCATACAAACAAAAAACTATGGGTGTCTTTTACtataaggcacgctagccaatttagtgcatccatagaatataatgggagtgttttagaatcagaaaataaaattaaatattgaactaaggccagtactgggcagatttgcacggtctgtgtctgtatat
This genomic window from Geotrypetes seraphini chromosome 19, aGeoSer1.1, whole genome shotgun sequence contains:
- the PTS gene encoding 6-pyruvoyl tetrahydrobiopterin synthase, which gives rise to MQDARLIRISKSVTVSASHRLHSKSLSDEENKKLYGKCNNPNGHGHNYKVVVTLQGKVDPITGMVMNLTDLKQYMEKAIMEPLDHKNLDKDVPYFANVVSTVENVAVFVWKSLQKYLPPGLLYKVKIDETDSNSVVYMGN